From a region of the Falco peregrinus isolate bFalPer1 chromosome 5, bFalPer1.pri, whole genome shotgun sequence genome:
- the HAUS8 gene encoding HAUS augmin-like complex subunit 8 — protein sequence MSSKERDSSGTAAGGEASKKKQKGQVVKSRYLQYDKKVDKKDISRSPVKRSATKPRSVVRQKCETSAGGTASSFNQSSFGNGSLQSTLLGEDKSNRPDLDLSAINPKPVCEKTCGSESSYKKNERTDKKKAVDLTEELESQTLLLTYLRVKAGKNLAKLEKEMEENLLKLHEEKERQQEKLFKLKREILLKERERKLDDALDKQLEVLPRLIPVCEQLKQQYKSFAVSLDATRHELPIKNIHIEGDMITYLDELQKQLTITQELLTEIMPSNSEESAKTCGVLKELKEVSQKLDKELQRSFTQVENLSFEVSKEVSLHNQSICEENHGLDVVKRWYFN from the exons ATGTCCTCAAAGGAGAGAGACTCCAGCGGTACGGCGGCAGGCGGAGAAGCGtctaagaaaaagcagaaag gACAAGTCGTGAAGTCGCGCTACCTGCAGTACGATAAGAAAGTCGACAAGAAG GATATTTCGAGGTCTCCTGTGAAACGATCTGCAACTAAACCAAGATCAGTTGTTCGTCAGAAATGTGAAACTTCTGCTG GTGGTACCGCTAGCTCATTTAATCAAAGTAGTTTTGGGAACGGTAGCTTGCAGTCCACCTTACTAGGTGAAGATAAAAGTAATCGACCAGACCTTGATCTTTCAGCTATTAACC CTAAGCCTGTCTGTGAAAAGACTTGTGGCTCAGAATCTTcttacaagaaaaatgaaagaacagataaaaaaaaagcagtg gaTCTGACAGAAGAGCTGGAATCTCAGACGCTGCTTTTGACTTACCTAAGAGTAAAG GCTGGAAAAAATCTTGCCAAGctggagaaagaaatggaagaaaacttgTTGAAGTTgcatgaagaaaaggaaagacaacAAGAGAAGCTCTTCAAATTAAAGCGTGAAATTTTACTTAAAGAGAGAGAGCGGAAACTTGATGATGCATTAGACAAACAG CTGGAGGTACTTCCGCGCCTTATTCCTGTTTGTGAACAGTTGAAACAGCAATATAAAAGCTTTGCAGTTTCCCTGGATGCCACTAGACATGAATTGCCCATAAAGAATATTCACATAGAAGGAGATATGATAACATACCTTG ATGAACTGCAAAAGCAGTTAACTATCACACAGGAGCTTCTGACAGAAATTATGCCAAGCAACTCGGAAGAAAGTGCAAAAACATGTGGTGTACTGAAAGAGCTTAAGGAAGTGTCTCAGAAACTGGATAAAGAGCTTCAAAG GAGCTTCACACAAGTGGAGAACCTGTCGTTTGAAGTTAGTAAAGAAGTTTCTCTGCATAACCAAAGCATATGTGAAGAAAATCATGGACTAGATGTTGTGAAACGCTGGTACTTCAACTAA